A genome region from Tolypothrix sp. PCC 7712 includes the following:
- the rpsP gene encoding 30S ribosomal protein S16: MIKLRLKRYGKKREASYRIVAINSLARRDGRPLEELGFYNPRTDEVRLDVPGIVKRLQQGAQPTDTVRRILVKANVFEQVSATTAAS, translated from the coding sequence ATGATCAAACTGCGCTTGAAGCGATATGGTAAAAAACGGGAAGCGAGTTACCGCATCGTAGCTATTAACAGCCTCGCTCGCCGCGATGGTCGTCCCTTAGAAGAACTGGGATTCTACAACCCCAGAACGGATGAAGTACGATTGGACGTTCCCGGCATCGTCAAGCGACTACAACAAGGCGCTCAACCCACTGACACCGTCCGTCGCATCCTAGTAAAAGCCAATGTTTTTGAACAGGTCAGTGCAACAACAGCCGCATCATAA
- a CDS encoding acyltransferase family protein produces MKMKDRFLLFDLIRSLAILIILFHHLPMYSFNFYDLKNFGIDIDLSAWDELNRHLGLSLFIFMSGYLINVKKISFRDWDTVGQFLYKKIIRIFPMYYVAMIFFCYIFSISEPFSIIIHIFGLQSLLFSKYLLSLPTLWFVGTILVYYLIFILYKAEKISRIYRLIAITIFPFIVFFVTTSLQFMDYRISLYYWTFILGIYCAESNILETPWIKQNTLIITTVFFCIFISCFVLGKKYGIDYFGIKSYIILNILMFSFILSIYNIFNSLAKIVKSSQSVQAIAYASYGMYLFHRPIWFFIKKIAQDTIGINNQYILLTIEIFIGIPSIFVFAYLVQSFYEKYCIQYLQNRNMI; encoded by the coding sequence ATGAAAATGAAAGATAGATTTTTACTCTTTGACCTGATCAGGTCTCTAGCAATTCTCATAATACTTTTCCATCATTTACCAATGTACTCCTTCAATTTTTATGACCTCAAAAACTTTGGAATTGACATTGATTTATCTGCATGGGATGAACTTAATAGACATTTGGGACTGAGTTTATTTATCTTTATGTCTGGATACTTAATAAATGTCAAAAAAATAAGCTTTCGAGACTGGGATACAGTAGGTCAATTTTTATACAAGAAGATAATCAGAATTTTTCCTATGTACTATGTAGCAATGATATTTTTTTGCTACATTTTTAGTATCAGCGAACCCTTCAGCATCATCATTCATATTTTTGGACTACAATCATTATTATTTTCAAAATACTTGTTATCATTACCAACTCTGTGGTTTGTAGGGACAATTTTAGTATATTATTTGATTTTTATTCTTTATAAAGCAGAAAAAATCAGCAGAATATATAGATTAATTGCAATTACAATTTTTCCTTTTATTGTTTTTTTTGTAACGACATCACTTCAGTTTATGGATTATAGAATAAGTTTATATTACTGGACTTTTATCCTTGGTATTTACTGTGCTGAAAGCAACATTTTGGAAACTCCTTGGATCAAACAAAATACTTTAATTATTACCACTGTCTTCTTTTGTATTTTCATTAGTTGCTTTGTACTGGGGAAAAAGTACGGAATTGATTATTTTGGGATAAAAAGCTATATAATTCTGAATATTCTGATGTTCAGTTTTATATTGTCAATTTATAATATTTTTAATTCTCTAGCAAAAATAGTAAAGTCAAGTCAATCTGTACAAGCAATTGCTTATGCTTCTTACGGAATGTATCTTTTTCACAGACCAATTTGGTTTTTTATAAAAAAAATAGCACAAGACACAATCGGAATTAATAATCAATACATACTCCTGACGATCGAAATATTTATAGGGATTCCAAGCATTTTTGTTTTTGCTTATTTGGTACAAAGTTTTTATGAAAAATATTGCATACAGTATTTGCAGAATAGAAACATGATATAA
- the ffh gene encoding signal recognition particle protein: MFDALSDRLESAWKKLRGQDKISQSNIQDALREVRRALLEADVNLQVVKDFISEVEARAQGAEVIAGVRPGEQFIKIVYDELVRVMGEENVPLVEAEEQPTIVLMAGLQGTGKTTATAKLALHLRKLDRSCLLVATDVYRPAAIDQLITLGKQIEVPVFELGSDADPVEIARQGVEQAKAQGVNTVIIDTAGRLQIDEDMMAELARIKDTVQPNETLLVVDSMTGQEAANLTRTFHEQIGITGAILTKLDGDSRGGAALSVRQISGAPIKFVGVGEKVEALQPFYPDRMASRILGMGDVLTLVEKAQEEIDLADAEQMQEKILSAKFDFTDFLKQLRLLKNMGSLGGIIKMIPGMNKLSDDQLKHGETQLKRCEAMINSMTRQERHDPDLLASSPSRRRRIASGAGYKEADVSKLVADFQKMRSLMQQMGQGQFPGMPGMFGGGMGNAFAGGGNRPAAPGWRGYPGNPGAAKKKKKDKKRKGFGNL, translated from the coding sequence ATGTTTGATGCATTATCTGATCGTTTAGAATCTGCCTGGAAGAAACTCCGCGGACAAGATAAAATTTCTCAGTCCAACATTCAAGACGCTTTGCGAGAAGTTCGGCGCGCTTTGTTGGAAGCAGATGTCAATCTCCAGGTAGTCAAAGATTTTATTAGTGAAGTCGAAGCCAGAGCACAGGGGGCTGAGGTAATCGCTGGCGTGCGACCTGGCGAACAGTTTATCAAAATTGTTTACGATGAATTGGTGCGGGTGATGGGGGAAGAAAATGTTCCCCTGGTAGAAGCGGAGGAACAGCCTACCATTGTGTTAATGGCTGGGTTACAAGGTACTGGTAAAACCACTGCTACCGCTAAGTTAGCTCTACATCTGCGGAAATTAGATCGTAGCTGTTTACTGGTGGCAACAGACGTATATCGTCCAGCGGCGATTGATCAGTTAATCACGTTGGGTAAGCAAATTGAAGTACCAGTATTTGAACTGGGAAGCGATGCCGATCCAGTAGAAATTGCTCGCCAAGGTGTAGAACAAGCCAAGGCACAAGGCGTAAATACGGTCATTATTGATACGGCTGGTCGTCTGCAAATTGACGAAGACATGATGGCAGAACTAGCCCGGATTAAAGATACCGTCCAGCCCAACGAAACCTTACTGGTTGTGGACTCCATGACTGGGCAGGAAGCTGCAAATCTTACCCGTACCTTCCACGAACAAATTGGTATTACTGGCGCAATTCTGACTAAATTAGACGGCGATAGCCGTGGTGGTGCGGCACTGTCCGTGCGGCAAATTTCCGGCGCGCCCATTAAATTTGTCGGTGTTGGGGAAAAAGTCGAGGCGCTGCAACCATTTTACCCAGACCGGATGGCATCCCGAATTTTGGGTATGGGCGATGTCTTGACCTTGGTAGAAAAAGCCCAAGAAGAAATTGACTTGGCAGATGCCGAGCAAATGCAGGAGAAAATCCTGTCAGCAAAATTTGACTTTACGGACTTTCTCAAGCAATTACGCCTGCTGAAAAACATGGGTTCCCTGGGCGGAATCATCAAGATGATTCCCGGGATGAACAAGCTTTCCGATGACCAGCTAAAGCATGGAGAAACCCAGCTAAAACGCTGTGAAGCGATGATTAACTCCATGACTCGCCAAGAACGCCACGATCCTGATTTATTAGCTAGTTCTCCCAGCCGGAGACGGCGGATTGCATCTGGTGCTGGCTATAAAGAAGCAGATGTCAGCAAACTAGTAGCTGATTTCCAAAAAATGCGATCGCTCATGCAACAAATGGGCCAAGGACAATTTCCTGGTATGCCCGGTATGTTCGGCGGCGGTATGGGCAACGCCTTCGCAGGTGGTGGCAATCGTCCCGCAGCCCCCGGCTGGCGCGGTTACCCTGGCAACCCTGGCGCAGCGAAAAAGAAAAAGAAAGACAAGAAAAGGAAAGGCTTTGGGAATCTTTAG